One genomic window of Verrucomicrobiales bacterium includes the following:
- the pilM gene encoding pilus assembly protein PilM: MAESPTGPTSFLRRQLQSAGLTKRRQRTPSLVTAIDIDGQTLRVAQSIPRGQDGDITFVSSTSLEFAVDADRTDPLVMGAAVAKALAKLKIKPNGVVMGVPRAQVVLRTLTLPAVPDLREMASIVHLQLARDLPFRIEEAVLDFKVGRKNTPGARADSLLNGGVSVPDAKAEGAAQERIEVLVAALKQDVVGYYQQVADTAGLRLIALGLLPYANARCVEACHVADGQQAFALVSLRPDEVNIDVIADQSLLFSRGALIKAAVEPVTDPAAPASSKSEGISDGESAAAGTAADSVKQAGFTDAVTIEVVRTLHSYSGIETLNPVTKIVVAGATGFEPAVVELLSKRLNRPAALLDPATALSLPAEACQQASGAIAAIGLTLGLGDSRGLPFDFLNPKRPAVQRDMGRIRILAGTAAVAAVLVFTAAVRSYLINQRTQTNRNVAMELAEAEKHRPIYRKMIQQAAAIEDWAKGAPNWLDHYAYLSAVLPPSDEVYITSLAVSAQGVLRLSVQAQSGEILAKLDKQLRAAGYDVKPIAITPGADRYGYEFRSNVELIVPEKLKIDLTKVKAPKRPADDGSLDPKLHRGGTKG, translated from the coding sequence GTGGCTGAGTCCCCTACAGGTCCCACGAGTTTCCTTCGGCGCCAGCTTCAATCCGCCGGGCTCACCAAGCGACGCCAGCGGACCCCGAGCCTGGTCACCGCGATCGACATCGATGGCCAAACTCTTCGCGTGGCCCAGAGCATTCCACGCGGCCAGGATGGAGACATAACCTTTGTGTCGTCCACCTCGCTCGAGTTTGCCGTCGACGCCGACCGCACGGACCCCTTGGTGATGGGGGCTGCGGTGGCGAAGGCGCTGGCTAAGTTGAAGATCAAGCCGAATGGCGTCGTGATGGGGGTGCCTCGGGCTCAGGTCGTTCTCCGCACGCTGACCTTGCCGGCCGTTCCCGACTTGCGGGAGATGGCATCCATCGTGCATCTCCAGCTGGCGCGCGACCTGCCGTTTCGAATCGAAGAGGCCGTGCTGGATTTCAAGGTCGGCCGCAAGAACACCCCAGGTGCGCGGGCGGACAGCCTGCTCAACGGCGGGGTGAGCGTTCCCGACGCCAAGGCCGAAGGTGCCGCCCAGGAGCGGATTGAGGTGCTGGTAGCCGCGTTAAAACAGGACGTGGTGGGGTATTACCAGCAGGTTGCGGACACGGCCGGCCTGCGGTTGATCGCCCTGGGACTGCTGCCGTACGCCAACGCCCGCTGCGTCGAAGCCTGTCATGTGGCGGATGGCCAGCAGGCCTTCGCCCTGGTGTCGCTTCGTCCGGATGAGGTAAATATCGATGTCATCGCGGACCAGTCGCTGTTGTTCAGCCGTGGCGCGCTGATCAAAGCGGCCGTCGAGCCGGTGACGGATCCCGCAGCTCCCGCTTCGTCCAAGTCCGAGGGAATTTCCGACGGAGAGAGCGCCGCTGCGGGAACCGCGGCCGATTCTGTTAAGCAGGCTGGCTTTACCGACGCGGTGACGATCGAGGTGGTGCGGACCCTCCACAGTTATAGCGGCATCGAAACTCTGAATCCGGTCACCAAGATCGTGGTCGCGGGCGCCACCGGGTTCGAGCCCGCCGTGGTCGAGTTGCTCTCAAAGCGGCTGAACCGCCCGGCCGCCCTGCTCGATCCTGCCACCGCGCTCTCCCTGCCGGCGGAGGCCTGCCAGCAGGCGTCAGGTGCGATCGCGGCGATCGGGCTGACCTTGGGCCTGGGTGATTCGCGCGGGCTGCCGTTCGATTTTCTCAACCCGAAACGTCCCGCGGTTCAGCGCGACATGGGGCGCATCCGAATTCTGGCCGGCACCGCCGCCGTCGCCGCCGTTCTCGTGTTTACAGCGGCCGTGCGCTCCTATCTCATCAATCAGCGCACCCAAACCAACCGCAACGTGGCCATGGAGCTGGCCGAGGCGGAGAAACATCGGCCGATCTACCGCAAGATGATTCAGCAGGCAGCGGCCATCGAGGATTGGGCGAAGGGAGCCCCCAATTGGCTGGATCACTACGCTTACCTCAGCGCGGTCCTGCCTCCCAGCGATGAGGTGTACATCACCTCCCTCGCGGTCAGCGCGCAAGGCGTCCTCCGCCTCTCGGTGCAAGCGCAAAGCGGCGAGATTCTGGCCAAGCTGGACAAGCAGCTGCGGGCCGCCGGCTATGATGTGAAGCCCATCGCCATCACGCCGGGCGCCGATCGCTATGGATATGAGTTTCGATCCAACGTCGAGCTGATCGTCCCTGAGAAGCTCAAGATTGATCTTACGAAAGTGAAGGCGCCGAAGCGGCCGGCCGACGACGGATCGCTCGATCCCAAGCTCCACCGGGGAGGGACCAAGGGATGA